One genomic segment of Ignavibacteriota bacterium includes these proteins:
- a CDS encoding DUF502 domain-containing protein produces the protein MIRVKSFISTTFIGGFLIFLPLVILAITINWIFEFVSQNLNPISSILVQTTKIHEYLALLISIIIFLGICFLLGLFVKTRYGNFAYNLFEENILKKVPGYRIIKETIVQLFGSQKNLFSGVALINLFGNETLTTAFITDEHSNGWFTVFIPSGPAPTAGFTYHLPAKYVHKINYPIDLAMKTIISLGAGSKNILEMYNVEKNK, from the coding sequence GTGATTAGAGTAAAATCATTTATTTCAACAACATTTATCGGAGGATTTTTAATTTTTCTTCCGCTTGTAATTTTAGCAATTACAATAAATTGGATTTTTGAATTTGTATCTCAAAACTTAAATCCAATCTCATCAATACTTGTTCAAACAACAAAAATTCACGAATATTTGGCTCTTCTAATTTCAATAATAATTTTTTTAGGAATTTGTTTTTTACTCGGATTATTTGTGAAAACTCGTTACGGAAATTTTGCATACAATTTATTTGAAGAAAATATTCTTAAAAAAGTTCCGGGTTACAGAATAATTAAGGAAACAATTGTTCAACTTTTCGGAAGTCAAAAAAATCTTTTTTCCGGAGTTGCGTTAATTAATTTATTTGGAAATGAAACTTTAACAACCGCATTTATTACAGACGAACATTCAAACGGATGGTTTACGGTTTTTATTCCATCGGGACCGGCTCCAACGGCGGGATTTACATATCATCTTCCGGCAAAATATGTTCATAAAATTAATTATCCAATTGATTTAGCAATGAAAACAATTATTAGTCTTGGTGCGGGATCAAAAAATATTCTTGAAATGTATAATGTTGAAAAAAATAAATAA